A part of Melittangium boletus DSM 14713 genomic DNA contains:
- a CDS encoding protein kinase domain-containing protein, whose product MTKNEAGALSWPSAPAGELDERTVAADLESLFAPPSPTTPPPAVDTPSQRSHRSSGTWDTPSKSTFSDTGPSPGGQKLRPGTRLQHYELIRELGSGGMGTVFLARDVRLGRRVAIKFLHTQDTDLTQRFILEARATARCSHENIVIIYEVGEYEDSPFMVLEFLQGQPLTKVLGNQRLPPARAVELMVPVVKALACAHEQGIVHRDLKPENIVVTDTGGIKVLDFGIAKLLQGAEPSEGAAPNGQPQLHAPALGGGSDSANLTRSGAIMGTMAYMSPEQWGIGVPIDHRTDIWAVGIMLFRMLCGKHPLDPLRGPQLMVTGMLDEPMPRLLQMAPDVPPDLAAVVDRCLLKNKDERFPDATSLLRALEPFLPGRFSRELKIDESPYAGLSSFQEADADRFFGRTKEIAALVNRIHDRPLLAVVGPSGTGKSSFVRAGLVPVLKRSGTAWEALVIRPGRSPLSAMASCLAPLMSSSTTVEEDIEEQQRLVQRLYAEPGYVGSVLRSRARHQRRKILVFIDQFEELYTLVPDARERQAFTACLSGIADDATSPIRVILSIRSDFLDRVPEDERFMSELSQGLFFLTSPHRDGLRDALVQPAEMAGYQFETPSLVDNMLEHLESTQGALPLLQFAATQLWESRDKRTKQLTVNAYKSMGGIAGALASHADSVLAGMTTQERTLVRALCLRLITPDRTRAIVSADELRELTQDTAEMQRLIDHLVQARLLVVQTGGGATGATVEIVHESLIHSWPTLRRWLDEGQEDAAFLEQLRNAARQWQGKNFDSNLLWRGELVDEAQRFQRRFRGELPKVQSDFLEAVSSQAKKGRRLKRALLIGSTSFLVLLVIAAAVALVVIRSAQQEAELQAAVAQAAEAQARSAERVSRDAETEARQRLAEVQAKELERQKAQKAAEEANAQVALSNAELLAKNDQLLAALDRAQQAQTRARTAKKRAESSAMSAREAKEEAIRAAQELATLLQREKERVQRLQSQLGSPVIEVLK is encoded by the coding sequence ATGACGAAGAACGAAGCAGGAGCCCTGAGTTGGCCTTCCGCTCCGGCGGGTGAGCTGGACGAGCGGACGGTGGCGGCGGATCTGGAGTCGCTCTTCGCGCCCCCTTCGCCCACGACACCGCCGCCCGCGGTGGACACGCCGTCCCAACGCTCCCACCGCTCCTCCGGCACCTGGGACACGCCCTCCAAGTCGACGTTCAGTGACACGGGCCCCTCGCCCGGCGGGCAGAAGCTGCGCCCGGGCACGCGCCTGCAGCACTACGAGCTCATCCGCGAGCTGGGCAGCGGCGGCATGGGCACCGTCTTCCTGGCGCGCGACGTGCGGCTCGGGCGCCGCGTGGCCATCAAGTTCCTGCACACCCAGGACACGGATCTCACCCAGCGCTTCATCCTCGAGGCCCGCGCCACCGCGCGCTGCAGCCACGAGAACATCGTCATCATCTACGAAGTGGGCGAGTACGAGGACAGCCCCTTCATGGTGCTGGAGTTCCTCCAGGGCCAGCCGCTCACCAAGGTCCTGGGCAACCAGCGGCTGCCCCCCGCGCGCGCCGTCGAGCTGATGGTGCCCGTCGTCAAGGCGCTCGCGTGCGCGCACGAGCAGGGAATCGTCCACCGGGACCTCAAGCCCGAGAACATCGTGGTGACCGACACGGGCGGCATCAAGGTGCTCGACTTCGGCATCGCGAAGCTCCTCCAGGGCGCCGAGCCCTCCGAGGGCGCCGCGCCCAACGGACAGCCCCAGCTGCACGCGCCCGCGCTCGGCGGAGGAAGTGACTCGGCCAACCTCACGCGCAGCGGCGCCATCATGGGCACCATGGCGTACATGTCCCCGGAGCAGTGGGGCATCGGCGTGCCCATCGATCACCGCACGGACATCTGGGCCGTGGGCATCATGCTCTTCCGGATGCTGTGCGGAAAGCACCCGTTGGACCCGCTGCGCGGCCCGCAGCTGATGGTCACCGGCATGCTCGACGAGCCCATGCCGCGGCTGCTGCAGATGGCCCCGGACGTGCCGCCGGACTTGGCGGCCGTCGTGGACCGCTGCCTGCTCAAGAACAAGGACGAGCGCTTCCCGGACGCGACCTCGCTCTTGCGTGCCCTGGAGCCCTTCCTGCCGGGGCGCTTCAGCCGCGAGCTGAAGATCGACGAGAGCCCCTACGCGGGCCTGTCCTCCTTCCAGGAAGCCGACGCGGACCGCTTCTTCGGGCGCACCAAGGAGATCGCCGCGCTCGTCAACCGCATCCACGACCGGCCGCTGCTGGCCGTCGTGGGCCCCTCCGGCACGGGCAAGTCCTCCTTCGTGCGCGCGGGCCTCGTGCCCGTGCTCAAGCGCTCGGGCACCGCCTGGGAAGCCCTCGTCATCCGCCCCGGCCGCAGTCCGCTGTCCGCCATGGCGAGCTGCCTGGCGCCGCTCATGTCCTCCTCCACCACCGTGGAAGAGGACATCGAGGAGCAGCAGCGGCTCGTGCAGCGGCTGTACGCCGAGCCCGGCTACGTGGGCAGCGTGCTGCGCAGCCGCGCCCGGCACCAGCGCCGGAAGATCCTCGTCTTCATCGACCAGTTCGAGGAGCTCTACACGCTGGTGCCCGACGCGCGCGAGCGCCAGGCCTTCACCGCGTGCCTGTCCGGCATCGCCGACGACGCCACGTCGCCCATCCGCGTCATCCTCTCCATCCGCTCGGACTTCCTGGACCGCGTGCCCGAGGACGAGCGCTTCATGTCGGAGCTGTCCCAGGGGCTCTTCTTCCTCACCTCGCCCCACCGCGACGGCCTGCGCGACGCGCTCGTGCAGCCCGCGGAGATGGCCGGCTACCAGTTCGAGACGCCCTCGCTGGTGGACAACATGCTGGAGCACCTGGAATCCACCCAGGGCGCGCTCCCGCTCCTGCAGTTCGCCGCCACCCAGCTCTGGGAGTCGCGCGACAAGAGGACCAAGCAGCTCACCGTCAACGCCTACAAGTCCATGGGCGGCATCGCCGGGGCGCTCGCGAGCCATGCGGACAGCGTGCTCGCGGGCATGACGACCCAGGAGCGCACGCTGGTGCGGGCGCTCTGCCTGCGGCTCATCACGCCGGATCGCACGCGCGCCATCGTGTCCGCGGACGAGCTGCGCGAGCTGACCCAGGACACGGCGGAGATGCAGCGGCTCATCGATCACCTGGTCCAGGCGCGTCTGCTCGTCGTCCAGACGGGAGGAGGCGCGACGGGGGCCACGGTGGAAATCGTCCACGAGTCGCTCATCCACAGCTGGCCCACGCTCCGGCGCTGGCTCGACGAGGGCCAGGAGGACGCGGCGTTCCTCGAGCAGCTGCGCAACGCGGCGAGGCAGTGGCAGGGCAAGAACTTCGACAGCAACCTCCTGTGGCGCGGAGAGCTGGTGGACGAGGCCCAGCGCTTCCAGCGCCGCTTCCGGGGCGAGCTGCCCAAGGTGCAGAGCGACTTCCTGGAGGCGGTGTCCTCGCAGGCGAAGAAGGGGCGGCGGCTCAAGCGCGCGTTGCTCATCGGCAGCACGTCGTTCCTGGTGCTGCTGGTCATCGCCGCGGCGGTGGCGCTGGTCGTCATCCGCAGCGCCCAGCAAGAGGCGGAGCTCCAGGCGGCGGTGGCCCAGGCGGCCGAGGCCCAGGCCCGCAGCGCGGAGCGGGTGTCGCGCGACGCGGAGACGGAAGCCCGGCAACGGCTGGCCGAGGTGCAGGCCAAGGAGCTGGAGCGGCAGAAGGCCCAGAAGGCGGCGGAGGAGGCCAACGCGCAGGTGGCGCTCTCCAACGCGGAGCTGCTCGCCAAGAACGACCAGTTGCTGGCGGCCCTGGATCGCGCGCAACAAGCCCAGACGCGCGCGCGCACCGCCAAGAAACGCGCCGAGTCGAGCGCCATGTCCGCGCGGGAAGCCAAGGAAGAGGCCATCCGCGCGGCGCAGGAACTCGCGACGTTGCTGCAGCGTGAGAAGGAGCGCGTGCAGCGTCTGCAATCCCAGCTGGGCAGTCCTGTCATCGAGGTCCTGAAGTGA
- a CDS encoding carboxypeptidase-like regulatory domain-containing protein, whose product MSGANKGTRAVVAVSVTLLALGAAPARAQPSSDGKPERAWARGVPKQNQEQALELFRVGNALLKESIFVQASEKYRQALALWDHPAIHYNLALALMNLDQPIEVHEHLVAALRFGAEPLEAEKFEYARNYKTLIENQLARVEVACDTPGAVVTLDNKTLFTAPGRYSGLVRPGAHSISATLAGYLPSDENRTLLPGETANLDLKLFTAGDLTRYRRRWSAAMPWLVMGAGAAVAGGGALLHVQSRDKFAAFDAGIQECGGCVPSSPLASQLNQGNLMQRAAIGGYALGGAALVTGAILAYLNQPESYRIDPTQLTQTPERVSILPVLGGGSGGVQALLRF is encoded by the coding sequence GTGAGTGGAGCGAACAAGGGGACCCGGGCCGTCGTGGCCGTATCGGTGACGCTGCTGGCGCTGGGAGCGGCGCCCGCGCGAGCCCAGCCGTCTTCGGACGGGAAACCGGAACGCGCGTGGGCGCGGGGCGTCCCGAAGCAGAACCAGGAACAGGCGCTGGAGCTGTTCCGGGTGGGCAACGCGCTGCTGAAGGAGTCCATCTTCGTGCAGGCCAGCGAGAAGTACCGCCAGGCGCTGGCGCTGTGGGACCATCCCGCCATCCACTACAACCTCGCCCTGGCGCTGATGAACCTCGACCAGCCCATCGAGGTCCACGAGCACCTGGTGGCCGCCCTGCGCTTCGGCGCGGAGCCCCTGGAAGCGGAGAAGTTCGAGTACGCGCGCAACTACAAGACCCTCATCGAGAATCAACTCGCCCGGGTGGAGGTCGCCTGCGACACGCCGGGCGCCGTGGTGACGCTGGACAACAAGACCCTGTTCACCGCTCCCGGGCGCTACTCGGGGCTGGTGCGCCCCGGCGCGCACAGCATCTCCGCGACCCTCGCGGGCTACCTGCCCAGCGATGAGAACCGCACCCTGCTGCCCGGCGAGACGGCGAACCTCGACCTGAAGTTGTTCACCGCGGGTGACCTCACCCGCTACCGGCGCCGGTGGTCCGCGGCCATGCCCTGGCTGGTGATGGGCGCGGGGGCGGCCGTGGCGGGAGGCGGCGCGCTGCTCCACGTGCAGTCGCGCGACAAGTTCGCCGCCTTCGACGCGGGCATCCAGGAATGCGGCGGCTGCGTGCCCTCGAGTCCCCTCGCCTCCCAGCTCAATCAGGGAAACCTGATGCAGCGCGCCGCCATCGGGGGCTATGCGCTGGGCGGGGCGGCCCTCGTCACCGGCGCGATCCTCGCCTACCTCAATCAACCCGAGTCCTACCGCATCGACCCCACCCAACTGACCCAGACCCCGGAGCGGGTGAGCATCCTCCCCGTCCTAGGCGGCGGCTCGGGGGGTGTCCAGGCCTTGCTGCGCTTCTAA
- a CDS encoding DUF4215 domain-containing protein, translated as MRRPSSFPWALLSLSLLLTACFEPESVICPSGMACPAGQQCAARQDVCIKTDCGDGIIQLGEACDDGNIVDGDGCSRECLSQEVCGNGIVDVSKGEKCDDGNTNNGDKCSADCLSNEACGNGIVDRAVGEKCDDGNNDNGDGCSADCLSTEVCGNGYLDTARGEKCDDGNTDSGDGCGSDCRSLEICGDGVIDKGRGEACDDGNTTDGDGCSANCKSNETCGNGIVDSPKEVCDDGNVIDGDGCSADCKSGEGCGNGVRDPDEECDDGNKLDNDNCLSTCKLAICGDGKVDKQEPRVEDCDGQGETLNCNINCTWRTCGDRIVNTTAGEQCDPGTGTDTPECNSNCTSARCGDRHVNLAAGETCDTGGTSATCDADCTAPVCGDGFVNTPAGEECDARGLSRLCTTDCKVSFCGDGFHNYLADEECDDGNLDEDDDCLPTCRTNRCGDGKVNVNGTRPEACDDGNATTETSCPYGTQSCQTCNANCTAVLNLTGHYCGDNLTSDGEACDDGNTTTETQCEYGTRTCRLCDASCSAPLNLTGPFCGDNVVSNGETCDDGNTTTETSCAYGNPTCTLCKADCSAPLELTGRYCGDNLTTDGEACDDGNTTNETRCEYGTPTCTTCNANCTQKLNLAGAYCGDSVVSDGEACDDGNTTTETSCPYGTPNCVRCNANCTEQLNLTGPVCGDNLQNGTEACDDGNTTTETSCAYGTPACFGCNASCSQVINLTGPFCGDNVVSNGEACDDGNNANETECAYGRGTCTTCNSDCTAPLSLTGPVCGDGVRNGPEVCDDGNTVSEASCPYGDPTCVTCNATCTGQLNLTGPFCGDNVVSDGEVCDDGNTSTETSCPYGSPTCTRCNSTCEQALSLTGAFCGDGLITHTEVCDDRNSNACGSCNSTCTTVQNAKATGGITIVSTSYGGDFKDGNTFTINDGLNPPVTFEFDRNGASNPARVPVSIETFHLANDIAAAIQTAIQSVSGTSLNITATRSANVLNLVHLMPGAFGNQPIIKTPTNDSNTNRNFNVSNMSGGSGFDCQAGVGCKSGDDCAPGLTCVDNVCE; from the coding sequence GTGAGACGACCTTCCTCCTTCCCGTGGGCGCTGCTGAGCCTGAGCCTCCTGCTCACCGCGTGCTTCGAGCCCGAGAGCGTCATCTGTCCCTCCGGCATGGCCTGTCCGGCGGGGCAGCAATGCGCCGCCCGCCAGGACGTGTGCATCAAGACGGACTGCGGTGACGGCATCATCCAACTGGGCGAGGCGTGTGACGACGGCAACATCGTCGACGGCGACGGCTGTAGCCGGGAGTGCCTGTCCCAGGAGGTGTGCGGCAACGGCATCGTCGACGTCTCCAAGGGCGAGAAGTGCGACGACGGCAACACGAACAACGGGGACAAGTGCAGCGCCGACTGTCTGTCCAACGAGGCGTGTGGCAACGGCATCGTCGACCGTGCCGTGGGCGAGAAGTGCGACGACGGCAACAACGACAACGGCGATGGCTGCAGCGCCGACTGCTTGTCCACCGAGGTGTGTGGCAACGGCTACCTGGACACCGCCCGGGGCGAGAAGTGCGATGACGGCAACACGGACAGCGGCGATGGCTGCGGCTCCGACTGCCGCTCGCTCGAGATCTGCGGCGACGGCGTGATCGACAAGGGCCGGGGCGAGGCGTGCGACGACGGCAACACCACGGACGGAGACGGCTGCAGCGCCAACTGCAAGTCCAACGAGACGTGCGGCAACGGCATCGTGGACTCGCCCAAGGAAGTCTGCGACGACGGCAACGTCATCGACGGCGATGGCTGCAGCGCGGACTGCAAGTCGGGCGAGGGCTGCGGCAACGGCGTGCGCGACCCCGACGAGGAGTGCGACGACGGCAACAAGCTCGACAACGACAACTGCCTGTCCACCTGCAAGCTCGCCATCTGCGGCGACGGCAAGGTGGACAAGCAGGAGCCGCGCGTGGAGGACTGCGACGGCCAGGGCGAAACCCTCAACTGCAACATCAACTGCACCTGGCGCACGTGCGGCGACAGGATCGTGAACACCACGGCCGGCGAGCAGTGCGATCCCGGCACGGGCACGGACACCCCCGAGTGCAACAGCAACTGCACCAGCGCGCGCTGCGGTGACCGGCACGTCAACCTGGCCGCGGGCGAGACGTGCGACACGGGCGGAACGAGCGCCACGTGCGACGCGGACTGCACCGCCCCCGTGTGCGGCGACGGCTTCGTCAACACCCCCGCGGGCGAGGAATGTGACGCCCGGGGCCTGTCGCGCCTGTGCACCACGGACTGCAAGGTCTCCTTCTGCGGCGACGGCTTCCACAACTACCTGGCGGACGAGGAGTGCGACGACGGCAACCTCGACGAGGACGACGACTGCCTGCCCACGTGCCGCACCAACCGCTGCGGCGACGGCAAGGTGAACGTCAACGGCACCCGCCCCGAGGCCTGTGACGACGGCAACGCCACCACCGAGACGTCCTGCCCCTATGGCACCCAGAGCTGCCAGACCTGCAACGCCAACTGCACGGCCGTGCTGAACCTGACGGGCCACTACTGCGGCGACAACCTCACGAGCGATGGCGAGGCGTGCGACGACGGCAACACCACCACCGAGACCCAGTGCGAGTACGGCACGCGCACCTGCCGCCTGTGTGACGCGTCCTGCTCGGCGCCGCTCAACCTCACGGGCCCCTTCTGCGGCGACAACGTCGTGAGCAACGGCGAGACGTGCGACGACGGCAACACCACCACCGAGACCTCCTGTGCCTATGGCAACCCCACCTGCACCCTGTGCAAGGCGGACTGCTCGGCGCCGCTCGAGCTCACGGGCCGCTACTGCGGCGACAACCTCACGACCGACGGTGAGGCCTGCGACGACGGCAACACCACCAATGAGACCCGGTGCGAGTACGGCACGCCCACCTGCACCACCTGCAACGCCAACTGCACCCAGAAGCTCAACCTCGCGGGCGCCTACTGCGGCGACAGCGTCGTGAGCGATGGCGAGGCGTGCGACGACGGCAACACCACCACCGAGACGTCCTGCCCCTATGGCACGCCCAACTGCGTGCGCTGCAACGCCAACTGCACGGAGCAGTTGAACCTCACCGGTCCCGTCTGTGGCGACAACCTCCAGAACGGCACCGAGGCGTGTGACGACGGCAACACCACCACCGAGACGTCCTGCGCCTACGGAACCCCCGCCTGTTTCGGCTGCAACGCGAGCTGCTCCCAGGTCATCAACCTCACGGGCCCCTTCTGCGGCGACAACGTCGTGAGCAACGGCGAGGCGTGCGACGACGGCAACAACGCCAACGAGACCGAGTGCGCCTACGGCAGGGGGACTTGCACCACCTGCAACTCCGACTGCACGGCCCCGCTCAGCCTCACGGGCCCCGTCTGTGGCGACGGCGTGCGCAACGGCCCCGAGGTGTGCGACGACGGCAACACCGTCAGCGAGGCGTCCTGCCCCTATGGCGACCCCACCTGCGTCACCTGCAACGCCACCTGCACGGGCCAGCTCAACCTCACGGGCCCCTTCTGCGGCGACAACGTCGTGAGCGATGGCGAGGTCTGCGACGATGGCAACACCTCCACCGAGACGTCCTGCCCCTACGGCAGCCCCACCTGCACCCGGTGCAACTCCACGTGCGAGCAGGCGCTCAGCCTCACGGGCGCCTTCTGCGGCGACGGGCTCATCACCCACACCGAGGTGTGTGATGACCGCAACAGCAATGCTTGTGGCTCCTGCAACAGCACGTGCACGACCGTGCAGAACGCCAAGGCCACGGGCGGCATCACCATCGTCTCCACCTCCTACGGCGGAGACTTCAAGGATGGGAACACCTTCACCATCAACGACGGCCTCAACCCCCCCGTGACGTTCGAGTTCGACCGCAACGGCGCGTCCAACCCCGCTCGCGTGCCCGTCTCCATCGAGACCTTTCACCTCGCGAACGACATCGCCGCGGCCATCCAGACGGCCATCCAGAGCGTGTCGGGCACCAGCCTGAACATCACCGCGACCCGCTCCGCGAACGTCCTCAACCTCGTCCATCTGATGCCCGGCGCCTTCGGCAACCAGCCCATCATCAAGACGCCCACGAACGACTCGAACACCAACCGCAACTTCAACGTGAGCAACATGAGCGGCGGCAGCGGCTTCGACTGCCAGGCGGGCGTTGGCTGCAAGAGCGGAGACGATTGCGCACCCGGACTCACCTGCGTGGACAACGTCTGCGAATAG
- a CDS encoding MotA/TolQ/ExbB proton channel family protein, giving the protein MTSFILLAQMGNEQVGWLSRKLLGVTLTSAEWVLWLLVILSVLSIALMLERAVYFATHRLPDSEALAVRLARGELEAVRTAVAQKKGMEAAVLREALASVDKGPDTVEQVIASTVARERPQYERYLSFLGTLGNNAPFIGLFGTVLGIIKAFHDLGNMGAKGAAIQQTVMAGISEALVATAVGLAVAIPAVVAFNTFNRQLKTLTSRTTALGHALVGSLKSRDTTSALSSGEAR; this is encoded by the coding sequence ATGACGTCGTTCATCCTCCTGGCCCAGATGGGCAACGAGCAGGTGGGCTGGCTCAGCCGCAAGCTGCTCGGTGTGACGCTCACGAGCGCCGAGTGGGTGCTGTGGCTGCTCGTCATCCTCTCCGTGTTGTCCATCGCGCTGATGCTCGAGCGCGCCGTCTACTTCGCCACCCACCGGCTGCCGGACTCCGAGGCCCTCGCCGTGCGGCTGGCCCGGGGCGAGCTGGAGGCGGTGCGCACCGCGGTGGCCCAGAAGAAGGGCATGGAGGCCGCCGTGCTGCGCGAGGCCCTGGCCTCCGTGGACAAGGGGCCGGACACGGTGGAGCAGGTCATCGCCTCCACGGTCGCGCGCGAGCGCCCCCAGTACGAGCGCTACCTGTCCTTCCTCGGCACGCTCGGCAACAACGCGCCCTTCATCGGCCTGTTCGGCACGGTGCTCGGCATCATCAAGGCCTTCCACGACCTGGGCAACATGGGCGCCAAGGGCGCCGCCATCCAGCAGACGGTGATGGCGGGCATCTCCGAGGCGCTCGTGGCCACGGCCGTGGGTCTCGCGGTGGCCATCCCCGCCGTGGTGGCCTTCAACACCTTCAACCGCCAGCTCAAGACGCTCACCTCGCGCACCACCGCGCTGGGCCACGCGCTCGTGGGCAGCCTCAAGTCCCGCGACACGACGAGCGCCCTGTCCTCCGGGGAGGCGCGCTAG
- a CDS encoding ExbD/TolR family protein, translated as MAGGAQDNDEEISGINVTPLVDVVLVLLIIFMVTANFIVRETVEVDLPRAANGGETVQGLVNVVLDKQGKLFFDGAEVGEDELRRRVAEALVKDKETRAIISADQTIPYGRVMRLIDVVKGQGIAKFALNIEKDVAPTAAPAGP; from the coding sequence ATGGCGGGCGGAGCCCAGGACAACGACGAGGAGATCTCCGGCATCAACGTCACCCCGCTGGTGGACGTGGTGCTCGTGCTGCTCATCATCTTCATGGTGACGGCCAACTTCATCGTCCGCGAGACGGTGGAGGTGGACCTGCCCCGGGCCGCCAACGGCGGAGAAACCGTCCAGGGGCTCGTCAACGTGGTGCTCGACAAGCAGGGCAAGCTCTTCTTCGACGGCGCGGAGGTGGGCGAGGACGAGCTGCGCCGCCGCGTGGCCGAGGCCCTGGTGAAGGACAAGGAGACGCGCGCCATCATCAGCGCGGATCAAACCATTCCGTACGGCCGGGTGATGCGGCTCATCGACGTGGTGAAGGGCCAGGGCATCGCCAAGTTCGCGCTCAACATCGAAAAGGACGTGGCCCCCACCGCCGCCCCCGCGGGGCCGTGA
- a CDS encoding energy transducer TonB encodes MSQAALSAPPLPSRRSSRTPLFVLASLGVHGAGFFMLSRLEDRPRPEVNRPVELVMVEVQKPPPPPPPPPPEEPKPPPPPPPKAPKPPPVKVARAEKPPPPPPPDAPPPPPNDTPPPEPPSKPVPLVVGLSMSSTTSAGAFAAPVGNTVYGKTGDKAVDPKDVKAYSAPKYVPVYQVDTEPSVASEVKIPYPDEARRAGVEGTVTMSITIDTEGRVVKVVVVKGLGYGLDEAARGALLRFRFKPAVKNGEAVSTEMKYSYTFVLD; translated from the coding sequence ATGAGCCAGGCCGCCCTCTCCGCTCCGCCGCTGCCCTCCCGCCGCTCGTCCCGGACGCCGCTGTTCGTGCTCGCGTCGCTCGGCGTGCATGGCGCGGGCTTCTTCATGCTCTCGCGGCTGGAGGACCGTCCCCGTCCCGAGGTCAACCGCCCCGTGGAGCTGGTGATGGTGGAGGTCCAGAAGCCGCCGCCTCCGCCCCCGCCGCCTCCTCCGGAAGAGCCCAAGCCCCCGCCGCCTCCGCCGCCCAAGGCCCCCAAGCCGCCTCCGGTGAAGGTCGCCCGGGCCGAGAAGCCGCCCCCGCCTCCGCCGCCGGACGCGCCGCCTCCGCCTCCCAATGACACGCCGCCGCCCGAGCCCCCCAGCAAGCCGGTGCCGCTCGTGGTGGGCCTGTCCATGTCCTCCACCACGAGCGCGGGCGCCTTCGCCGCCCCCGTGGGCAACACCGTCTATGGCAAGACGGGGGACAAGGCGGTGGATCCCAAGGACGTGAAGGCCTACTCGGCGCCCAAGTACGTGCCGGTGTACCAGGTGGACACCGAGCCCTCCGTGGCCTCGGAGGTGAAAATCCCCTACCCCGACGAGGCCCGCCGCGCCGGCGTCGAGGGCACCGTCACCATGTCCATCACCATCGACACCGAGGGCCGCGTGGTGAAGGTCGTCGTCGTCAAGGGGCTGGGCTACGGGCTGGACGAAGCGGCGCGCGGCGCGCTCCTGCGCTTCCGCTTCAAGCCCGCCGTCAAGAACGGCGAGGCCGTGTCCACGGAGATGAAGTACTCCTACACCTTCGTTCTCGACTGA
- a CDS encoding cation:proton antiporter: MNPLLPLSAVLVVLGAFFLAVGAVGLVRFPDVLSRLQGVLKAASLGTGCLMAGLLLRAHSVFTLLKLLFVWGLFLVCLGYLGQLVGRSALLAARRR, from the coding sequence ATGAATCCCCTGCTGCCGCTGTCCGCCGTGCTGGTGGTGCTCGGTGCGTTCTTCCTCGCCGTGGGCGCGGTGGGGCTCGTGCGCTTCCCCGACGTGCTCAGCCGCTTGCAGGGCGTGCTCAAGGCGGCGTCCCTGGGGACGGGTTGCTTGATGGCGGGGCTGCTCCTGCGCGCCCACTCCGTCTTCACCCTGCTCAAGCTGCTCTTCGTCTGGGGGCTCTTCCTGGTGTGTCTCGGCTACCTGGGACAGCTCGTGGGACGCAGTGCGTTGCTCGCCGCCCGGCGCCGTTGA
- a CDS encoding monovalent cation/H+ antiporter complex subunit F → MNVFYAGITLLLLVTLLGVLVLWGNAVNAADRMLAASLSGALCLSLLLLVAEAWKLPVLDDVALGLAVLGAVCVSTSALRAQAADKRNAETLEKRAP, encoded by the coding sequence ATGAACGTCTTCTACGCGGGCATCACGCTGCTGCTGCTCGTCACGCTTCTCGGAGTCCTGGTGCTGTGGGGCAACGCGGTCAACGCGGCCGATCGCATGCTGGCCGCCAGCCTCTCGGGCGCGCTGTGCCTGTCCCTGCTGCTCCTGGTGGCGGAGGCGTGGAAGCTGCCGGTGTTGGATGACGTGGCGCTCGGGCTCGCGGTCCTGGGGGCGGTATGCGTCTCCACCTCGGCGCTGCGAGCCCAGGCCGCGGACAAGCGCAATGCGGAGACCCTGGAGAAGCGCGCGCCATGA
- a CDS encoding Na+/H+ antiporter subunit E, producing the protein MPNARAGSPWLTGRWVSLGLRLGLLFLLWTALVEGRPAGLALGVLALPLTLWGSVVFESADSLRAHPLRLVGLLWFCAGRLVLGGVDVARRALGSRLTLTPGLVETRCRLPRGPARRLLNGVVGVMPGLHAVELPGGGDGLTLHLLDTRPEAAAAALERLRDLERRVALVFGLAPPPRGLP; encoded by the coding sequence ATGCCGAACGCTCGCGCGGGAAGTCCGTGGCTGACCGGCCGTTGGGTCTCGCTGGGTCTGCGGCTGGGCCTCCTGTTCTTGTTATGGACCGCGCTCGTCGAGGGGCGCCCCGCGGGGCTCGCCCTGGGCGTGTTGGCCCTGCCCCTGACGCTCTGGGGCAGCGTCGTGTTCGAGTCCGCTGATTCCCTCCGCGCCCATCCCCTGCGGCTGGTGGGCCTGTTGTGGTTCTGCGCGGGACGGCTCGTGCTCGGGGGAGTGGATGTGGCTCGCCGGGCGCTGGGCTCGCGGTTGACGCTGACTCCGGGACTCGTGGAGACGCGCTGCCGCCTGCCCCGAGGGCCCGCGCGCCGACTGCTCAACGGCGTGGTGGGCGTCATGCCGGGGCTGCACGCGGTGGAACTTCCCGGGGGAGGCGATGGCCTCACCCTGCACTTGTTGGATACGCGCCCCGAGGCCGCCGCCGCGGCGCTCGAGCGGCTGCGCGATCTGGAGCGACGGGTGGCGCTCGTCTTCGGGCTCGCCCCTCCTCCTCGAGGATTGCCATGA
- a CDS encoding DUF4398 domain-containing protein, with protein MRRALVGAGLLLGLVGCATAQRMPPTEQLVDSQVSIRQAEEAGASAVPNAAQHLQWAREQTQGARRLLEQNRREEAALFLQRAEADAELALALAREAPARAEADRVLQQVQQLQRGTVQ; from the coding sequence ATGCGAAGAGCACTCGTCGGCGCGGGATTGTTGTTGGGACTGGTGGGCTGCGCGACGGCGCAACGGATGCCGCCCACCGAGCAGCTCGTGGATTCACAGGTCTCCATCCGCCAGGCGGAAGAGGCCGGAGCGTCGGCGGTCCCCAACGCGGCGCAACACCTGCAGTGGGCACGCGAACAGACCCAGGGCGCACGCCGGTTGCTCGAACAGAACCGGAGAGAGGAGGCCGCGCTGTTCCTCCAGCGGGCCGAGGCGGACGCCGAGCTGGCCCTGGCCCTGGCGCGCGAGGCGCCCGCCCGCGCCGAGGCGGACCGGGTGCTTCAACAGGTGCAACAGCTCCAGCGCGGCACGGTGCAGTGA